The Candidatus Polarisedimenticolia bacterium genome window below encodes:
- a CDS encoding RNA-binding protein has translation MRIYVGNLSYQVTDDELRQAFEAFGQVASANVIMDKFSGQSKGFGFVEMPSKEEAESAMRSLNGKDLRGRALNVNEARPRPAGEGGGGGPRRSGPPRGY, from the coding sequence GTGAGGATCTACGTCGGGAATCTGTCGTACCAGGTCACGGATGATGAGCTTCGCCAAGCCTTCGAGGCTTTTGGCCAGGTTGCATCCGCAAACGTGATCATGGACAAGTTCAGCGGGCAGTCCAAGGGATTTGGCTTCGTGGAGATGCCCTCCAAAGAAGAGGCCGAGTCCGCGATGCGCTCGTTGAACGGGAAAGATCTTCGGGGGAGGGCGCTGAACGTGAACGAGGCGCGTCCTCGACCTGCCGGAGAAGGAGGGGGAGGAGGCCCGCGACGCAGCGGTCCGCCGCGCGGATACTAG
- a CDS encoding carboxypeptidase-like regulatory domain-containing protein has product MASRAHDSNPRNRSRAGFLGGFALGAALTLVLADPLQAALLGRIRGTIKDLAGGAVPGILVRLSSPQLGVVDVTNTDGKGVYGFSDLEAGSYNIEVSGSGYQSQIKKGIVVQPPFRNIVDFTLPAGPLLEGQGSPVIYEAPTGEVVLKEVVGTITDKDKRPIPDALVSLVNPATGASFRVQTGREGKVKIDQVPVGTYKALVASPGYVTMELKPVFVTKEWGLVLNLSLVEYPLRFQGRPTDFIPEERPVPPDYTPPSP; this is encoded by the coding sequence ATGGCTTCGCGAGCTCATGATTCCAATCCAAGAAATCGATCCCGGGCCGGCTTCCTCGGGGGCTTCGCGCTCGGCGCGGCCCTGACGCTCGTCCTTGCCGACCCCCTCCAGGCTGCGCTGCTCGGAAGGATTCGGGGGACGATCAAGGATCTGGCCGGCGGCGCGGTCCCCGGAATCCTGGTGCGTCTCAGCTCTCCCCAGCTGGGAGTGGTCGACGTCACCAACACCGACGGCAAGGGGGTCTATGGCTTCTCCGACCTGGAGGCGGGGAGCTACAACATCGAGGTGAGCGGCTCCGGCTACCAGAGCCAGATCAAGAAGGGGATCGTCGTCCAGCCCCCCTTCCGCAACATCGTCGATTTCACGCTGCCCGCCGGACCGCTCCTCGAGGGGCAAGGCTCGCCGGTCATTTACGAAGCCCCCACCGGCGAGGTGGTCCTGAAAGAGGTGGTCGGGACGATCACCGACAAGGACAAGCGACCCATTCCCGACGCGCTGGTCAGCCTGGTCAACCCCGCGACCGGCGCCTCCTTCCGGGTCCAGACGGGGCGCGAGGGGAAGGTCAAGATCGATCAGGTGCCGGTGGGCACTTACAAGGCGCTGGTCGCTTCGCCCGGCTACGTCACGATGGAGCTGAAGCCGGTCTTCGTGACCAAGGAATGGGGGCTGGTCCTGAACCTCTCGCTGGTGGAGTACCCGCTGCGCTTCCAGGGACGTCCGACCGATTTCATTCCGGAGGAGCGTCCCGTCCCGCCCGATTACACCCCGCCGTCGCCCTGA
- a CDS encoding Mut7-C RNAse domain-containing protein encodes MSSRSHRNSKLTHAPEGVKEAPERFAADCMLGRLARWLRLLGHDVAYFRTIRDEELVDFARREGRRILTRDTRLVQRRAARDAILIHSHALEEQLEEMLPYLGGSLAFPAAGTRCTVCNKSMLVLDRALAKSRVPPYVFQTQASFLECPECRRVYWSATHVRGIRRRLRKVADPDEP; translated from the coding sequence ATGAGCTCGCGAAGCCATCGGAACTCGAAGCTAACACACGCTCCCGAGGGTGTCAAAGAAGCTCCGGAGCGCTTCGCGGCCGACTGCATGCTCGGCCGATTGGCGCGCTGGCTGCGGCTTCTGGGGCATGACGTCGCCTATTTCAGAACCATTCGTGATGAGGAGCTGGTGGACTTCGCCCGGCGTGAAGGAAGGAGGATCCTGACGCGCGATACCCGTCTCGTCCAGCGCCGGGCCGCCCGCGACGCCATCCTGATTCACAGCCACGCTCTGGAAGAGCAGCTCGAGGAGATGCTGCCGTATCTAGGCGGAAGCCTCGCCTTCCCGGCCGCCGGCACCCGGTGCACCGTCTGCAACAAGTCGATGCTGGTGCTCGACCGGGCCCTGGCGAAGAGCCGGGTTCCTCCCTACGTCTTCCAGACCCAAGCCTCGTTTCTGGAGTGTCCTGAGTGCCGGCGTGTCTACTGGAGCGCCACCCATGTCAGGGGAATCCGACGCCGCCTCAGGAAAGTGGCGGACCCGGACGAGCCTTGA
- a CDS encoding FAD-dependent oxidoreductase, translating into MQTEPGRSGSTLAAGSELRLGIPGFQFNDLFLTDRLRDLAQRFESGVESSDPALLQEWRAYRAAPDATPPKKLSELLVRMAPHLSEFLGRLFGIEEAMRGLRSATREQDPIFRFKVDFLRRRVQKNIRPEHLPLLHHEEVSACVSRLIQESPDAELALAGLACELMDLEAALSAGAVEAGAVLRPDIVARARQFRARLSGIADPPPRLAALVRVEGEPGDSDLKTARGLLQILEEWCGARLLDAARGAEVAHWVSFRFPHALDFEHLVHTSRPMENPDEPFMTAAPGQLRRRDGFKLTDARMDAREVLGEVNYCVFCHERDKDSCSKGIQKDGHFKINPLGVPVKGCPLDEKISEMHFLRRDGDSIASLALVMIDNPMCPGTGHRICNDCMKGCIYQTQDPVNIPQIETRVLTEVLHLPWGVEIYGLLTRWNPLNVRRPYALPYNGKNVLVVGMGPAGYTLAQHLLNEGFGVVAVDGLKIEPLPATWIGSLGSPPEPIRDFSSISSELDERILAGFGGVSEYGITVRWDKNFLTLVHLTLMRRERFRVYGGVRLGGTLTLEDAWERGFHHVAIAAGAGRPTIIEMKNNLIRGIRKASDFLMALQLTGAFKRDSLANLQVRLPAVVIGGGLTAIDTATELAAYYPVQVEKALERFEVLAGKEGEQAVWSRLDVEEAATLREFLEHGRAVRAERRRAAAAGEVPNLLGLVQEWGGVTLAYRKSLTDSPAYRLNHEEVAKCLEEGITFAECLDPVEAIPDEHGAIRALRFHVMQKRGGRFAPSGRDLTLACRSLMVAAGTTPNITYEKEHPGTFMKDPQGKFFQAHRAERGADGRIQLEKVESGTGFFTSYEKEGRLVSYYGDNHPVYAGSVVRAMASAKDGFPHVVRLFAEEIAQLDPAAQQERDHAFGSLVQRLDEELVAKVHQVVRLTPTIVEVIVRAPLAARKFHPGQFYRLQSFEACSPKVNGARLSTEGIALTGAWTDPAAGLLSLIVLEMGVSSRLCAAMRPGDPVVVMGPTGTPTEIPKDEPVLLLGGGLGNAVLFSIARALRDNGCRVLYFAGYKRGEDLFKREEIEASTDQVIWSTDAGAAVEPRRPQDLHFRGNIVQAMVQYAQGKLGETLVPLSSATRLIAIGSDRMMAAVKEARKGVLAPYLKPDHIAIGSINSPMQCMMKEICAQCLQKHVDPATGQETHPVFSCFNQDQPLDEVDFPNLSARLKANTVAEKLSNLYLDHLFKLSDIPRV; encoded by the coding sequence ATGCAGACCGAACCTGGCCGTTCGGGCTCCACCCTGGCGGCTGGCTCGGAGCTCCGCCTCGGTATCCCGGGCTTTCAATTCAACGATCTCTTCCTGACCGATCGCCTGCGCGATCTCGCGCAGCGCTTCGAGTCCGGTGTCGAGTCCTCGGATCCTGCCCTGCTGCAGGAGTGGCGCGCCTACCGGGCCGCGCCCGATGCGACGCCTCCGAAGAAGCTCTCCGAACTCCTCGTCCGCATGGCTCCCCACCTGAGCGAGTTCCTGGGCCGCCTGTTCGGCATCGAAGAGGCGATGCGCGGACTGCGCAGCGCCACGCGCGAGCAGGATCCGATCTTCCGCTTCAAGGTCGACTTCCTGCGCCGGCGCGTTCAGAAGAACATCCGGCCGGAGCACCTTCCCCTGCTGCACCATGAAGAGGTGAGCGCCTGTGTCTCCCGGCTTATCCAGGAAAGCCCCGATGCCGAGCTGGCGTTGGCGGGCCTCGCCTGCGAGCTGATGGACCTCGAAGCTGCTCTGTCGGCGGGAGCCGTCGAAGCGGGTGCCGTCCTGCGTCCCGACATCGTCGCGCGTGCCCGTCAGTTCAGGGCCCGCCTCTCGGGTATCGCCGATCCGCCGCCCCGCCTGGCGGCGCTGGTGCGCGTGGAGGGGGAGCCGGGAGACTCCGACCTGAAGACGGCGCGCGGGTTGCTGCAAATCCTGGAGGAATGGTGCGGCGCCCGGCTGCTCGACGCGGCCCGGGGCGCCGAGGTGGCCCACTGGGTCTCCTTCCGCTTCCCGCATGCCCTCGATTTCGAGCACCTGGTCCATACCTCCCGGCCCATGGAAAACCCGGACGAGCCCTTCATGACCGCGGCTCCGGGACAGCTGCGGCGGCGCGATGGATTCAAGCTCACCGATGCACGCATGGACGCCCGCGAGGTCCTGGGAGAGGTGAACTACTGCGTCTTCTGCCACGAGCGCGACAAGGACTCCTGCTCGAAGGGGATTCAGAAAGACGGCCACTTCAAGATCAACCCTCTCGGCGTCCCCGTGAAGGGCTGCCCCCTGGACGAGAAGATCTCGGAGATGCACTTCCTGCGCCGCGACGGAGACTCGATCGCCTCTCTGGCCCTGGTCATGATCGACAATCCGATGTGCCCGGGGACCGGACATCGAATCTGTAACGACTGCATGAAGGGATGCATCTACCAGACGCAAGACCCGGTGAACATCCCGCAGATCGAGACACGCGTCCTGACCGAGGTCCTGCATCTTCCCTGGGGAGTGGAGATCTACGGACTGCTGACGCGCTGGAACCCGCTGAACGTGCGCCGCCCTTACGCGCTTCCCTACAACGGCAAGAATGTGCTGGTGGTCGGTATGGGTCCCGCCGGCTATACCCTGGCGCAGCACCTGCTGAACGAAGGCTTCGGCGTGGTGGCGGTGGACGGGCTGAAGATCGAGCCGCTGCCCGCCACCTGGATCGGCTCGCTCGGCTCGCCCCCGGAGCCGATACGCGACTTCTCGTCCATCTCCTCGGAGCTCGACGAGCGCATCCTGGCCGGGTTCGGCGGCGTTTCGGAGTACGGCATCACGGTGCGCTGGGACAAGAACTTCCTGACGCTGGTGCATCTGACGCTGATGCGCCGCGAGCGGTTCCGGGTCTATGGCGGGGTCCGCCTGGGAGGCACTCTGACCCTGGAGGATGCCTGGGAGCGCGGCTTCCATCACGTGGCAATTGCCGCCGGCGCGGGCCGTCCCACCATCATTGAGATGAAGAACAACCTGATCCGGGGGATTCGCAAAGCTTCGGATTTCCTGATGGCGCTGCAGCTCACCGGGGCGTTCAAGCGCGACTCGCTGGCCAACCTGCAGGTGCGCCTGCCGGCGGTCGTCATCGGCGGCGGACTGACGGCCATCGATACGGCCACCGAGCTGGCCGCCTACTACCCGGTGCAGGTCGAGAAGGCGCTGGAGCGCTTCGAGGTCCTCGCGGGGAAGGAAGGCGAGCAGGCGGTCTGGTCCCGGCTGGATGTGGAGGAGGCGGCGACGCTGCGCGAGTTCCTGGAGCATGGCCGGGCGGTGCGGGCCGAACGCAGGCGCGCCGCCGCGGCGGGCGAAGTCCCGAATCTTCTGGGCCTGGTGCAGGAATGGGGCGGCGTCACCCTGGCCTATCGCAAATCGCTCACCGACTCCCCCGCATACCGCCTGAACCATGAAGAGGTCGCCAAGTGCCTCGAGGAAGGGATCACTTTCGCGGAATGCCTCGATCCGGTGGAGGCGATACCCGACGAGCACGGCGCCATCCGGGCGCTGCGCTTCCACGTCATGCAAAAGCGCGGCGGCAGGTTCGCCCCTTCGGGCCGCGATCTGACCCTGGCCTGCCGCAGCCTCATGGTGGCCGCCGGGACCACGCCCAACATCACCTACGAGAAGGAGCACCCGGGGACCTTCATGAAGGACCCGCAGGGGAAGTTCTTCCAGGCGCACCGCGCCGAGCGCGGCGCCGATGGGCGGATCCAGCTGGAAAAAGTGGAGAGCGGCACCGGCTTCTTCACCTCCTACGAGAAGGAAGGCCGGCTGGTCTCCTATTACGGCGACAACCATCCCGTTTACGCCGGCAGCGTGGTGCGCGCGATGGCTTCCGCCAAGGACGGCTTCCCCCACGTGGTGCGGCTGTTCGCGGAGGAGATCGCTCAGCTCGATCCCGCGGCGCAGCAGGAGCGTGATCACGCCTTCGGCTCGCTCGTGCAGCGGCTCGACGAGGAGCTCGTCGCGAAGGTTCACCAAGTCGTGCGGCTGACGCCGACCATTGTCGAGGTCATCGTGCGCGCGCCGCTGGCGGCCCGGAAGTTCCACCCCGGCCAGTTCTACCGGCTGCAGAGCTTCGAGGCCTGCTCCCCGAAGGTGAACGGCGCCCGGCTGAGCACCGAGGGGATCGCGCTCACCGGCGCCTGGACCGATCCCGCCGCCGGGCTGTTGAGCCTGATCGTCCTGGAGATGGGGGTCTCCTCGCGTCTGTGTGCCGCCATGCGGCCGGGAGACCCGGTGGTGGTGATGGGGCCGACCGGGACGCCGACCGAGATCCCGAAGGACGAGCCGGTCCTGCTGCTGGGCGGCGGACTGGGAAACGCGGTGTTGTTTTCCATCGCGCGCGCGCTGCGCGACAACGGCTGCCGCGTGCTCTACTTCGCAGGCTACAAGCGGGGGGAGGACCTGTTCAAGCGGGAGGAGATCGAGGCCTCGACCGACCAGGTCATCTGGAGCACCGACGCCGGCGCCGCGGTGGAGCCTCGGCGCCCGCAGGATCTCCATTTCCGCGGCAACATCGTCCAGGCGATGGTCCAGTATGCCCAGGGGAAGCTGGGAGAAACGCTGGTGCCGCTCTCCTCGGCGACGCGCCTGATCGCCATCGGCTCCGACCGGATGATGGCGGCGGTGAAGGAGGCCCGCAAGGGAGTCCTGGCCCCCTATCTGAAGCCCGATCACATCGCCATCGGATCGATCAATTCGCCGATGCAGTGCATGATGAAAGAGATCTGCGCCCAGTGTCTGCAGAAGCACGTCGATCCGGCCACCGGACAGGAGACCCATCCGGTGTTCTCCTGCTTCAATCAGGACCAGCCGCTGGACGAGGTGGACTTCCCGAACCTCTCCGCCCGACTGAAGGCGAACACCGTCGCCGAGAAGCTCTCCAACCTCTACCTCGATCATCTTTTCAAGCTGTCCGACATCCCGCGCGTCTGA
- a CDS encoding VWA domain-containing protein: protein MRGRGWRILGMMVVLLSLAPLRAQEESKRKGFEIAITSPANNEFVLGRTEITAEVKASDPSAVEKVEFYVDDKLIFIDKEPPYSCFYDFGTDPRSYVLKAKATHKEGVTVTATVITRRVFLNYQVNVNRVVLFATAQDTDRHFVLDLKREDFKVEEDDKVQNILDFNREEKPVVMCLLLDSSGSMQGRMDKVHIAAGKFIDSLKPEDHALVIDFDEKVFLLQDFTDDRKALKEAIDSTTAEGGTALYDAVYAAFRKLKDRTGRRAIVILSDGEDTNSKFSFQRVLEAAKTNEVMIFSIGLGVSFLDVATHSVLKNLAEETGGRAFFPGKVEDLEEVYQQIAEELRSQYYIAYSPSNDDWNGKWRKIKLTSPQHKSLDIRTRKGYYAVRRPLGGAPQASK from the coding sequence GTGAGGGGCCGCGGATGGCGCATCCTCGGCATGATGGTGGTGCTCCTGTCGCTGGCCCCCTTGCGGGCCCAGGAAGAATCGAAGCGCAAGGGATTCGAGATCGCCATCACCTCGCCCGCCAACAATGAGTTCGTCCTCGGTAGAACGGAGATCACCGCCGAGGTGAAAGCATCCGATCCCTCGGCGGTCGAGAAGGTCGAATTCTACGTGGACGACAAGCTCATCTTCATCGACAAAGAGCCGCCTTATTCCTGCTTCTACGATTTCGGCACCGACCCGCGCTCTTACGTGCTGAAGGCCAAGGCGACCCACAAGGAAGGGGTGACGGTCACCGCCACGGTGATCACCCGGCGCGTCTTCCTCAACTACCAGGTCAACGTGAACCGCGTCGTCCTCTTCGCCACCGCCCAGGATACCGACCGCCACTTCGTCCTCGACCTGAAGCGCGAGGACTTCAAGGTCGAGGAGGACGACAAGGTCCAGAATATCCTCGACTTCAATCGCGAGGAGAAGCCGGTGGTCATGTGTCTCCTGCTGGACAGCAGCGGCAGCATGCAGGGGAGGATGGACAAAGTCCACATCGCCGCCGGCAAGTTCATCGATTCGCTCAAGCCGGAGGACCATGCGCTGGTCATCGACTTCGACGAGAAGGTCTTCCTCCTGCAGGATTTCACCGACGATCGGAAGGCCCTGAAGGAGGCGATCGACAGCACCACGGCCGAAGGAGGCACCGCCCTGTACGACGCCGTCTACGCCGCCTTCCGCAAGCTGAAGGACCGCACCGGCCGGCGCGCCATCGTCATCCTCTCCGATGGCGAGGACACCAACAGCAAGTTCTCTTTCCAGCGGGTGCTCGAGGCCGCCAAGACGAACGAGGTGATGATCTTCTCCATCGGATTGGGGGTGTCGTTCCTCGACGTCGCCACCCATTCCGTGCTCAAGAACCTCGCCGAGGAGACCGGGGGGCGGGCCTTCTTCCCCGGGAAAGTGGAGGATCTTGAAGAGGTCTATCAGCAGATCGCCGAGGAGCTCCGCAGCCAGTACTACATCGCCTATTCCCCGTCGAACGACGACTGGAACGGAAAGTGGCGCAAGATCAAGCTGACCTCGCCGCAGCACAAGAGCCTGGACATCCGGACGCGCAAGGGGTACTACGCCGTGCGGCGGCCCCTCGGCGGGGCGCCCCAGGCGTCGAAGTGA
- a CDS encoding M48 family metallopeptidase, whose amino-acid sequence MLVLGSALLVLAANPPAGTSEPAPANLEPLSEQTQPTAQPAPAGPKAFDPEAETEAYLARLTPEQRRRSDAYFEGGYWLQLWDFLLNVGIAGLLLATGLSAALRDRIERWTGRFWLQALLYSLVYILVSALLTFPMTLYEGFFREHQYGMSNMTFAAWMKDASIGLGVGLVLGGTALTVLYGVLRRTPRTWWLWGSAVGLVFSTLLTLIYPVFIAPLFNQFTPLHDAALRDDILSLARANGIPATDVYQVDASRQTKRVSANVSGFLGTLRISLNDNLLNRCSRAEIREVMGHEMGHYALHHVYEGILFFAVVIVAGFAFLRWSFDRVLRGFGRSWRIRGVADPAGMPLLSALLAVYFFVLTPVINTQTRVDEAEADLFALNAAREPEGAAEIALKLGEYRKLAPGPLEEAIFFDHPSGRSRIRMAMRWKAEQMREAPRSAPNPAP is encoded by the coding sequence GTGCTGGTTCTCGGGTCGGCCCTGCTCGTGCTGGCTGCGAATCCGCCGGCCGGAACGAGCGAGCCCGCACCCGCGAACCTGGAACCCCTTTCAGAGCAGACGCAGCCGACAGCGCAGCCCGCTCCGGCCGGCCCCAAGGCTTTCGATCCCGAAGCCGAGACCGAAGCCTATCTCGCCCGGCTGACTCCCGAGCAGCGCCGGCGCTCCGACGCCTACTTCGAGGGAGGCTACTGGCTGCAGCTGTGGGATTTCCTCCTGAACGTCGGAATTGCCGGGCTGCTCCTCGCCACGGGGCTGTCGGCCGCGCTTCGGGATCGGATCGAGCGCTGGACCGGACGCTTCTGGCTGCAGGCCCTCCTCTATTCCCTGGTCTACATCCTCGTTTCCGCCCTCCTGACGTTTCCGATGACGCTCTACGAGGGATTCTTCCGCGAGCATCAATACGGCATGTCCAACATGACCTTCGCCGCCTGGATGAAGGACGCGTCGATCGGGCTCGGGGTGGGGCTGGTCCTGGGGGGAACGGCGCTGACCGTCCTGTACGGCGTGCTGCGGCGCACGCCGCGGACCTGGTGGCTGTGGGGCTCCGCCGTGGGCCTGGTCTTCTCCACGCTCCTCACCCTGATCTATCCGGTCTTCATCGCGCCGCTGTTCAACCAGTTCACGCCGCTCCATGACGCCGCGCTGCGGGACGACATCCTGTCGCTGGCGCGCGCCAACGGCATCCCCGCCACCGACGTCTACCAGGTCGACGCCTCGCGCCAGACCAAGCGGGTGAGCGCCAATGTCAGCGGCTTCCTCGGCACGCTGCGGATCTCGCTCAACGACAACCTTCTCAACCGCTGCTCGCGCGCCGAGATCCGCGAGGTCATGGGACACGAAATGGGGCACTATGCCCTGCACCACGTCTATGAAGGGATTCTCTTCTTCGCCGTCGTCATCGTCGCCGGCTTCGCCTTCCTGCGCTGGTCCTTCGACCGGGTCCTGCGCGGCTTCGGCCGGAGCTGGCGAATCCGCGGCGTCGCGGACCCTGCCGGCATGCCTCTCCTGTCGGCGCTGCTGGCGGTCTATTTCTTCGTCCTCACCCCCGTGATCAACACCCAGACGCGCGTTGACGAGGCGGAGGCCGACCTGTTCGCCCTCAATGCCGCTCGCGAGCCGGAGGGCGCGGCGGAGATCGCCCTCAAGCTCGGCGAATACCGCAAGCTGGCTCCGGGCCCGCTGGAGGAAGCGATCTTCTTCGACCATCCCAGCGGGCGCAGCCGCATCCGGATGGCCATGCGCTGGAAGGCCGAGCAGATGCGCGAGGCGCCGCGGTCCGCTCCGAACCCCGCACCTTAA
- a CDS encoding sulfite oxidase, with protein sequence MKLVTIEERPFNAETPLAEMAREITPTANFYVRSHFDMPRLDAAGHHLSVEGAIERPRAWSLSEVRSLPRHTITATLECAGNGRTRLEPPVPGVRWGFGAAGTASFAGTSLHHLLDGSGVRGSAVEALFVGADRGAVAPGRIVAFERSLPMELARHPDTLLAWEMNGEPLTVEHGAPLRLVVPRWYAVASVKWLTQVRLLEIPFSGHFQDEKYVYEREHGTPEKTPVSTMRVRAVIARPAEGTRLPRGVTEIAGTAWSGDGRVERVEVSVDGGKSWCEAALGRAVSEHAWVPWKLSWNFTAPGHCLLMARATDASGQGQPMESSWNAQGYGNNVVHQVRVEIL encoded by the coding sequence ATGAAGCTGGTCACCATCGAAGAGCGCCCCTTCAACGCCGAAACCCCGCTCGCGGAGATGGCACGCGAGATCACCCCGACCGCTAACTTCTACGTCCGCTCCCATTTCGACATGCCGCGGCTCGACGCCGCCGGACACCATCTCTCGGTCGAAGGGGCGATTGAAAGGCCCCGCGCCTGGTCCTTATCCGAGGTCCGCTCCCTGCCGCGGCACACGATTACCGCCACCCTGGAGTGTGCCGGTAACGGGCGGACGCGGCTCGAGCCTCCGGTACCCGGAGTGCGCTGGGGCTTCGGGGCCGCCGGCACCGCCTCTTTCGCCGGAACGTCCTTGCACCATCTTCTCGATGGCAGCGGCGTCCGCGGGTCCGCGGTCGAGGCGCTGTTCGTCGGCGCCGATCGCGGCGCAGTGGCGCCGGGCCGCATCGTCGCCTTCGAGCGCAGCCTGCCGATGGAGCTGGCGCGGCATCCCGACACGCTGCTGGCCTGGGAGATGAACGGCGAGCCTCTGACCGTGGAGCACGGGGCCCCGCTGCGGCTCGTGGTGCCCCGCTGGTACGCCGTCGCCTCGGTGAAGTGGCTCACCCAGGTGCGGCTCCTCGAGATCCCCTTCTCGGGCCACTTCCAGGACGAGAAATATGTTTACGAGCGGGAGCACGGAACCCCGGAGAAAACGCCGGTGTCCACCATGCGCGTCCGGGCGGTCATCGCCCGCCCCGCGGAGGGGACCCGGCTCCCCCGAGGCGTGACCGAGATTGCCGGCACTGCCTGGTCGGGCGACGGGCGGGTGGAGCGCGTGGAGGTGAGCGTCGACGGCGGGAAGAGCTGGTGCGAGGCCGCCCTCGGAAGGGCGGTCTCCGAGCATGCCTGGGTCCCCTGGAAGCTCTCGTGGAATTTCACGGCTCCGGGCCACTGCCTGCTGATGGCCCGGGCCACCGACGCCTCGGGCCAAGGCCAGCCCATGGAATCGTCCTGGAACGCCCAGGGGTACGGCAACAACGTCGTGCATCAGGTTCGCGTGGAGATCCTCTGA